One genomic region from Mesorhizobium terrae encodes:
- a CDS encoding DUF2849 domain-containing protein encodes MKILTANRLTDGEAVWYAGGAWAETIDKSEVAGDKTAEERLEAIGAAAFAANEVVDVNLIDVDVVDGVIEPLRLRERIRATGPTNRNDLGKQARPNAA; translated from the coding sequence ATGAAGATCCTGACCGCGAACCGCCTCACCGACGGCGAGGCCGTCTGGTATGCCGGCGGCGCCTGGGCCGAGACGATCGACAAGTCGGAAGTGGCTGGCGACAAGACGGCCGAGGAGCGGCTGGAAGCGATCGGCGCCGCCGCCTTCGCCGCCAACGAGGTTGTCGACGTCAACCTGATCGACGTCGACGTCGTCGACGGCGTTATCGAACCGCTGCGCCTGCGCGAACGGATCCGCGCGACCGGCCCCACCAACCGCAACGATCTCGGCAAACAGGCCCGCCCGAACGCGGCCTGA
- a CDS encoding DUF934 domain-containing protein: protein MLAFMTEIKSEAGAAPAPRLWTPKGFREDDWTHAETADALSGNGRFILPLQAFLDLDPQVRKSAKERLGVALLPGDQLDKIVGLLDQLSLVALAFPAFSDGRSFSKAELLRSRHGFEGAVRATGQVLVDQLPHMLRVGFDEFEVTNPVLLKRLEEGRLDGLPLYYQPAAQASAPAGGYSWRRRPN from the coding sequence ATGCTCGCCTTCATGACCGAGATCAAATCCGAGGCCGGCGCCGCGCCGGCGCCGCGTCTGTGGACCCCGAAGGGGTTCCGCGAGGACGATTGGACCCATGCCGAAACCGCCGACGCGCTTTCCGGCAACGGTCGTTTCATCCTGCCGCTGCAGGCGTTCCTCGATCTGGACCCGCAGGTGCGGAAATCGGCCAAGGAGCGCCTCGGCGTCGCCTTGCTGCCGGGCGACCAGCTGGACAAGATCGTCGGCCTCCTCGACCAGCTTTCGCTGGTGGCGCTGGCCTTCCCGGCCTTCAGCGACGGGCGCTCCTTCTCCAAGGCCGAATTGTTGCGCAGCCGCCATGGTTTCGAGGGCGCGGTCAGGGCGACCGGCCAGGTGCTGGTTGACCAGCTGCCGCACATGCTGCGTGTCGGCTTCGACGAGTTCGAGGTGACGAACCCGGTGCTCTTGAAGCGCCTGGAAGAAGGCCGCCTCGACGGCCTGCCGCTCTACTACCAGCCGGCGGCGCAGGCTTCCGCGCCGGCGGGCGGTTACAGCTGGCGCCGCAGGCCGAACTGA
- a CDS encoding chloride channel protein translates to MPISTQTDKPAEATRARPLPPSAQHALPRPGDFTADTRVLMLMAVAVVVGTAAVGTAWVLLRLITLCTNIAYYGRLSLEALPISGSPLGWGMVVVPVVGCLIIGLMARFGSEKIRGHGIPEAIEAILIGKSRISAKVAVLKPLSSAISIGTGGPFGAEGPIIMTGGAVGSLIAQTIHLSSGERKALLVAGAAAGMTAIFGTPLAAVLLAVELLLFEWKPRSFLPVVVAAAVAAAERTLLLDPAPLFAYAGQMAPSVPAFLSWMSVGLIMGLGSGLLTAMVYGSEDLFQKLPIHWMWWPMIGGLVVGIGGLIEPSALGVGYDNIRHLLSGDLVFKAALLLLVVKAIIWAVALGSGTSGGVLAPLLIFGGALGALLTPMLPQADVGFWALLGMAAMMGGTMRAPLTATLFGVELTGDQHALLPLLIACAIAYATTVLLLKRSILTEKIARRGLHITREYQADPFEQTWVKDVMVKEPDAVDASWSVGQTIDYFMSTEHRHKSYPVVTEDGVVIAMVSRGDVLAWFGQNQAPDREAILEDVLDPNLLFGSPNELVGHLADRMAESGIGRVPVVDAAGRLVGLVARKDLLAARARRTAEERDRARLLVGQRKVGRVEKAKTVRP, encoded by the coding sequence ATGCCTATATCCACCCAGACCGACAAGCCAGCCGAAGCCACGCGCGCCCGGCCGCTCCCGCCTTCGGCCCAGCACGCCCTGCCGCGACCCGGCGACTTCACCGCCGACACGCGCGTGCTGATGCTGATGGCGGTCGCTGTCGTCGTCGGCACGGCGGCGGTCGGCACGGCCTGGGTTCTGCTCAGGCTGATCACGCTCTGCACCAACATCGCCTATTACGGTCGGCTGTCACTGGAAGCGTTGCCGATCTCCGGTTCGCCGCTCGGCTGGGGGATGGTGGTCGTGCCGGTGGTCGGCTGCCTGATCATCGGCCTGATGGCGCGGTTCGGCTCGGAAAAGATCCGCGGCCACGGCATACCCGAGGCGATCGAGGCTATCCTGATCGGCAAGAGCCGCATCAGCGCCAAGGTCGCGGTGCTGAAGCCGCTGTCCTCGGCGATCTCGATCGGCACCGGCGGCCCGTTCGGCGCGGAAGGCCCGATCATCATGACCGGCGGCGCCGTCGGCTCGCTGATCGCGCAGACGATCCATTTGAGTTCCGGCGAACGCAAGGCGCTCTTGGTGGCGGGCGCCGCTGCCGGCATGACCGCGATCTTCGGCACGCCGCTTGCCGCCGTGCTTCTGGCGGTGGAGTTGCTCCTGTTCGAATGGAAACCGCGCAGCTTCCTGCCCGTCGTCGTTGCCGCGGCGGTGGCGGCAGCCGAACGCACGCTGCTGCTCGACCCGGCGCCGCTGTTTGCCTATGCCGGCCAGATGGCGCCCTCGGTGCCGGCCTTCCTGTCGTGGATGTCCGTCGGGCTGATCATGGGGCTGGGCTCCGGCCTGCTGACAGCGATGGTCTATGGCTCGGAGGACCTGTTCCAGAAACTTCCGATCCATTGGATGTGGTGGCCGATGATCGGTGGCCTCGTCGTCGGCATCGGCGGGCTGATCGAGCCGTCGGCGCTCGGCGTCGGCTACGACAACATCCGCCATCTCCTGTCCGGCGACCTCGTCTTCAAGGCGGCGCTGCTGCTTCTGGTGGTGAAAGCCATCATCTGGGCGGTGGCGCTGGGGTCCGGCACGTCGGGCGGCGTGCTGGCGCCATTGCTGATCTTCGGCGGCGCGCTCGGCGCCTTGCTGACGCCGATGCTGCCGCAGGCCGATGTCGGTTTCTGGGCGTTGCTCGGCATGGCTGCCATGATGGGCGGTACCATGCGCGCGCCGCTGACGGCAACGCTGTTCGGCGTCGAGCTGACGGGCGACCAGCACGCGCTGCTGCCTCTGTTGATTGCCTGCGCCATCGCCTACGCCACCACGGTGCTGCTGCTCAAGCGTTCGATCCTGACGGAGAAGATCGCCCGGCGCGGCCTGCACATCACGCGCGAATACCAGGCCGATCCCTTCGAGCAGACCTGGGTCAAGGACGTGATGGTGAAGGAACCGGACGCGGTCGACGCGTCATGGAGCGTCGGCCAGACGATCGATTATTTCATGAGCACCGAGCACCGCCACAAGAGCTATCCCGTCGTCACCGAGGACGGCGTCGTCATCGCCATGGTCTCACGCGGCGACGTGCTGGCCTGGTTTGGCCAAAATCAGGCGCCCGATCGCGAGGCGATCCTCGAGGACGTGCTCGACCCGAACCTTTTGTTCGGCAGCCCGAACGAACTGGTCGGCCATCTCGCCGACCGCATGGCCGAAAGCGGCATCGGCCGGGTTCCGGTAGTGGATGCCGCGGGCAGGCTGGTCGGCCTCGTCGCCCGCAAGGATCTTTTGGCGGCACGGGCGCGCCGCACCGCCGAGGAGCGCGACCGCGCCAGGCTGCTTGTGGGACAGCGGAAGGTCGGCCGGGTCGAGAAGGCAAAGACGGTCAGGCCTTAG
- a CDS encoding GMC family oxidoreductase, whose translation MKFDYVIAGGGSAGSVIAARLSEDPAVSVCLLEAGGEGKDMLIRAPAGVVALLPGRPKIKNWAFETVPQPGLNGRKGYQPRGKALGGSSAINAMLYIRGHRRDYDDWAEAGCTGWSWDEVLPYFKRAEGNQRGTDALHGGEGPLRVGEQQSPRPLSRAFVAACGENQIRLNEDFNGEEQEGAGLYQVTQFWGERRNGERCSAAAAYLHPAMGRKNLTVVTGAHATGIVLDGKRAIGVRYRTANGEAFAQAAREVVVSGGAFGSPQLLLLSGIGPAGELAARGVASAHDLPGVGKNLQDHLDFIISWKSRETDMFGLGAKGTVNLVKNILQWRRDGTGMIATPYAEGGAFLKSDPSQERPDLQLHFVIAIVDDHGRKLHMGYGFSCHVCVLRPHSRGEVTLASADPLAAPSIDPRYLSDERDAALLLKGTKMMRSILAAPALARYRDKELYSAGATSDAELMSHIRARADTIYHPVGTCRMGTDDMAVVDPQLRVRGLSGLRVVDASVMPTLIGGNTNAPTIMIAEKAADMMKAAAA comes from the coding sequence ATGAAGTTCGACTATGTCATCGCCGGCGGCGGCTCGGCGGGCTCGGTGATCGCGGCGCGGCTTTCGGAGGACCCGGCGGTGAGCGTTTGCCTGCTGGAGGCTGGCGGCGAAGGCAAGGATATGCTGATCCGGGCGCCGGCTGGCGTCGTGGCGCTGTTGCCGGGGCGGCCGAAAATCAAGAACTGGGCGTTCGAGACGGTGCCGCAGCCGGGCCTCAACGGGCGCAAGGGCTACCAGCCGCGCGGCAAGGCGCTGGGCGGGTCGAGCGCGATCAACGCCATGCTCTATATTCGCGGCCACCGTCGCGACTATGACGACTGGGCCGAGGCCGGCTGCACCGGTTGGTCGTGGGACGAGGTGCTGCCCTATTTCAAGCGCGCCGAGGGTAACCAGCGCGGCACTGACGCGCTGCATGGCGGCGAGGGGCCGCTGCGGGTGGGCGAGCAGCAAAGCCCGCGCCCGCTCAGCCGTGCCTTCGTCGCCGCCTGCGGCGAAAACCAGATCCGGCTGAACGAGGATTTCAACGGCGAGGAGCAGGAAGGTGCGGGGCTCTACCAGGTCACGCAGTTCTGGGGCGAGAGGCGCAACGGCGAGCGCTGTTCGGCGGCTGCCGCCTATCTGCACCCGGCGATGGGGCGCAAGAACCTGACGGTGGTGACCGGCGCGCACGCCACCGGCATCGTGCTGGACGGCAAGCGGGCGATCGGGGTGCGCTACCGCACCGCCAATGGCGAAGCCTTTGCCCAGGCCGCCCGCGAAGTGGTGGTGTCGGGCGGCGCCTTCGGCTCGCCGCAACTGCTTCTGCTTTCCGGCATCGGCCCGGCCGGCGAACTGGCGGCGCGGGGCGTGGCTTCGGCGCACGATTTGCCTGGTGTCGGCAAGAACCTGCAGGACCATCTCGATTTCATCATCTCCTGGAAATCCCGTGAGACCGACATGTTCGGCCTCGGCGCCAAGGGCACGGTCAATCTGGTGAAAAACATCCTGCAATGGCGCAGGGACGGCACCGGCATGATCGCCACGCCCTATGCCGAGGGCGGCGCCTTCCTGAAGTCCGACCCGTCGCAGGAGCGGCCGGACCTGCAATTGCATTTCGTCATCGCCATCGTCGACGATCACGGCCGCAAGCTGCATATGGGTTACGGCTTCTCATGCCATGTCTGCGTGCTGAGGCCACATTCGCGCGGCGAGGTGACGCTGGCCAGCGCCGATCCGCTGGCCGCGCCAAGCATCGATCCGCGCTATCTCTCGGACGAGCGCGACGCGGCGCTGCTGCTCAAGGGAACAAAGATGATGCGCTCCATCCTGGCCGCGCCGGCGCTTGCCAGATATCGCGACAAGGAACTCTATTCGGCAGGCGCGACCAGCGATGCAGAGCTGATGAGCCACATCCGCGCTCGCGCCGACACTATCTATCACCCGGTCGGCACCTGCCGCATGGGCACGGACGACATGGCCGTGGTCGATCCGCAATTGCGCGTCAGAGGGCTTTCCGGCCTGCGCGTCGTCGACGCTTCGGTGATGCCGACGCTGATCGGCGGCAACACCAATGCGCCGACCATCATGATCGCCGAGAAGGCGGCGGACATGATGAAGGCCGCGGCCGCCTGA
- the cysG gene encoding siroheme synthase CysG, protein MPHTVPKLNAFPVFMRVEGQAVVIVGGGEEALAKARLIGQSSASLRIVADRAEPALLAWISENGASRIADTYRSEHLAGAVLVFAATGDEAFDRRIAQDARAKNIPVNAVDRPELCDFFTPALVNRAPVAVAIGTEGAGPVLAQMIRARIDQLLSPSLGPLAALAATFRGAAEKLLPKGNRRRRFWADFFAGSPARAAEAGDLSAAHDAASKLLLSNTAFSGHIALVGAGPGAEDLLTLRAQRLLMEADVIVFDALVPEAVVAMGRRDAERLPVGKRKGCHSKSQSEINALLVSLGREGRRVVRLKSGDPLVFGRAGEEMAALREAGISYEVVPGVTAAFAAAADFELPLTLRGVTSSMVFTTGHDLKGGSLPDWAKLAISGATVAVYMGRTVAADVAGRLIEAGLSPDTAVAVVENASLVGRRRFHGTLADLPSLEARSDLTGPVMTIIGDAVAGANFERSEPLAAHRHNEAVLAAVEGAVS, encoded by the coding sequence ATGCCGCATACCGTGCCCAAGCTTAATGCCTTTCCCGTTTTCATGCGGGTGGAAGGGCAAGCCGTGGTCATCGTCGGCGGCGGCGAAGAGGCGCTGGCCAAGGCGCGGCTGATCGGCCAGTCGAGCGCCAGCTTGCGCATCGTGGCGGACCGTGCCGAGCCGGCGCTGCTTGCCTGGATCTCCGAAAACGGCGCTTCCCGCATCGCCGATACCTATCGCAGCGAACACCTGGCGGGTGCGGTGCTGGTTTTTGCAGCGACCGGCGACGAGGCGTTCGACCGGCGCATTGCGCAGGATGCGCGGGCCAAAAACATTCCCGTCAACGCGGTCGACCGGCCGGAACTGTGCGATTTCTTCACGCCGGCGCTGGTCAACCGCGCGCCCGTCGCGGTCGCCATCGGCACCGAAGGAGCCGGTCCGGTGCTGGCGCAGATGATCCGCGCACGCATCGATCAATTGCTTTCACCGTCGCTCGGTCCGCTGGCCGCCCTTGCCGCCACCTTCCGCGGCGCCGCCGAAAAGCTCCTGCCCAAGGGCAATCGCCGCCGGCGGTTCTGGGCGGATTTCTTCGCCGGCTCGCCGGCGCGCGCGGCGGAAGCCGGCGATTTGTCGGCCGCGCATGATGCCGCCTCGAAACTGCTGCTCTCCAATACCGCCTTCAGCGGCCACATTGCGCTGGTCGGCGCCGGTCCGGGCGCGGAAGACCTTTTGACCCTGCGCGCCCAGCGTCTGTTGATGGAAGCCGACGTCATCGTGTTCGACGCGCTGGTGCCGGAAGCGGTGGTGGCCATGGGCCGCCGCGACGCCGAGCGCCTGCCGGTCGGCAAGCGCAAGGGCTGCCATTCCAAGTCGCAGTCGGAAATCAACGCGCTGCTGGTTTCGCTTGGCCGCGAAGGCCGGCGCGTGGTGCGCCTGAAATCGGGCGATCCGCTGGTGTTCGGCCGCGCCGGCGAGGAGATGGCGGCGTTGCGCGAGGCCGGCATTTCCTACGAGGTCGTGCCGGGCGTGACCGCCGCCTTCGCCGCCGCCGCCGATTTCGAACTGCCGCTGACTCTGCGCGGCGTCACTTCCTCGATGGTCTTCACCACCGGTCACGACCTCAAGGGCGGCTCGCTGCCGGACTGGGCGAAGCTCGCCATCTCCGGCGCCACCGTCGCCGTCTATATGGGCCGCACCGTTGCTGCCGACGTCGCCGGGCGGCTGATCGAAGCCGGGTTGTCGCCTGACACCGCCGTCGCCGTGGTCGAGAACGCCAGCCTTGTCGGGCGCCGCCGCTTCCATGGCACTCTGGCCGACCTGCCTTCGCTGGAGGCGCGTAGCGACCTGACCGGCCCGGTCATGACCATTATCGGCGACGCGGTTGCCGGCGCCAATTTCGAGCGTTCCGAGCCGCTTGCCGCCCACAGACACAACGAGGCGGTGCTGGCTGCCGTCGAAGGAGCCGTATCATGA
- a CDS encoding phosphoadenylyl-sulfate reductase: MLAKPRPLDQAAPAEGGVAAQAAAFDALYGHLDARAVIERSARELFADGIAAVSSFGADSAVLLHMIAAVDRHMPVIFLDTGKHFEETLDYRDALAADFGLTNIQVVSPEAAALARIDPTGRLHETDTDACCDVRKVEPMARGVEPYRAWFTGRKRFQASTRAALPVFEAVGSRIRINPLARWTTADQADYMRQHALRENPLVAYGYLSIGCFPCTQPVQPGEDARSGRWAGHAKTECGIHLSGLEKSLTDASL; this comes from the coding sequence ATGCTGGCGAAGCCAAGGCCGCTTGACCAGGCCGCTCCCGCCGAGGGCGGGGTGGCGGCGCAAGCCGCCGCGTTCGACGCGCTGTACGGCCATCTTGATGCGCGCGCCGTGATCGAGCGGTCGGCGCGGGAGCTTTTCGCGGACGGCATCGCCGCCGTGTCCTCCTTCGGCGCGGATTCGGCCGTGCTGCTGCACATGATCGCCGCTGTCGACCGGCACATGCCGGTGATCTTCCTCGACACCGGTAAGCATTTCGAGGAAACGCTCGATTATCGCGACGCGCTCGCCGCCGATTTCGGCCTGACCAACATCCAGGTGGTGTCGCCCGAGGCGGCGGCACTTGCCCGTATCGACCCGACCGGCAGGCTGCACGAGACCGACACAGACGCCTGCTGCGACGTGCGCAAGGTGGAGCCGATGGCGCGCGGCGTCGAGCCGTACCGGGCATGGTTCACCGGCCGCAAGCGCTTCCAGGCGTCGACCCGCGCCGCGCTGCCGGTGTTCGAGGCGGTCGGCTCGCGCATCCGCATCAACCCGCTGGCGCGTTGGACCACCGCCGACCAGGCCGACTATATGCGCCAGCATGCGCTGCGCGAAAATCCGCTGGTCGCCTACGGCTATCTGTCGATCGGCTGCTTCCCGTGCACGCAGCCGGTGCAGCCGGGCGAGGACGCGCGCTCCGGCCGCTGGGCGGGCCACGCCAAGACCGAGTGCGGCATTCATCTCTCCGGACTGGAGAAGTCGCTGACGGATGCGTCGCTTTAG
- the grpE gene encoding nucleotide exchange factor GrpE encodes MSDQAKDQRAPEDIEAAEAEAERTEGGVEGDYEALVRLIKENEELKDRALRTAAEMENLRRRTARDVQDARSYAIANFARDMLSVSDNLARTLEAIPAEAKASGDAGFKALIEGVDITERAMLGALERHGVKRLEPQGEKFDPNFHQAMFEVPNPAVPANTVVQVVQPGYSIGERVLRPAMVGVSKGGPKLVAEPTEPGPVNEQAEKDA; translated from the coding sequence ATGAGCGACCAGGCAAAAGACCAACGCGCGCCTGAGGATATTGAGGCGGCGGAAGCCGAGGCGGAACGCACCGAAGGCGGCGTCGAAGGCGACTATGAAGCCCTGGTGCGCCTCATCAAGGAAAACGAAGAGCTGAAGGACCGGGCGCTGCGCACCGCGGCCGAGATGGAGAACCTGCGCCGGCGCACCGCGCGCGACGTGCAGGATGCGCGCAGCTATGCGATCGCCAATTTCGCGCGCGACATGCTGTCGGTTTCCGACAATCTCGCCCGCACGCTGGAAGCGATCCCGGCGGAAGCCAAGGCCTCCGGCGATGCCGGGTTCAAGGCGCTGATCGAAGGCGTCGACATCACCGAGCGCGCCATGCTCGGCGCGCTGGAACGCCACGGGGTCAAGAGGCTGGAGCCGCAGGGCGAAAAGTTCGACCCGAACTTCCACCAGGCGATGTTCGAAGTGCCGAACCCGGCCGTGCCGGCCAACACCGTCGTGCAGGTGGTGCAGCCGGGTTATTCGATCGGCGAACGCGTGCTGCGTCCGGCCATGGTCGGCGTGTCCAAGGGCGGCCCCAAGCTGGTCGCCGAGCCGACCGAACCGGGCCCGGTCAATGAGCAGGCCGAGAAGGATGCTTGA
- the ybaL gene encoding YbaL family putative K(+) efflux transporter: MPHDTPLIATIVVGLGLAFVFGAIANRFRIPPLVGYLLAGILVGPNTPGFVADQGLALELAEIGIILLMFGVGLHFSLKDLLSVRAIAVPGAVVQIGFATLLGWGLAWILGWSLGAGLVFGLALSVASTVVLLRALQERRLVETERGRIAVGWLIVEDLAMVLALVLLPALAGVLGGVEQAPAPGGFYGLAADYGVWGVVGVTLAKVVAFVVLMLVVGRRVIPWILHYVAHTGSRELFRLAVLAVALGVAFGAAKLFGVSLALGAFFAGMVMSESELSHRAAEESLPLRDAFSVLFFVSVGMMFDPFSIMQHIGPVLATLFIIVIGKSLAAFAIVILFGYPIATALIISASLAQIGEFSFILAELGVGLKLLPEEGRDLILVGAILSIILNPVMFFLVDRLRPWLEQRRGAEGAAAASTPIGPATTPGQVATTGEKPEEDGPPPPTTLTGHTILIGYGRVGSLVGVALREANEPFLVIEDADKTVTRLKADGVETVVGNAAKEDVFAAANAARAKRLILAIPNAFEAGRIALLARAANADIDIVARAHSDAEVEHLQGLGATTVIMGEREIARGIVEAVLKPEPSRPAGEPIIAS; encoded by the coding sequence ATGCCGCATGACACCCCCCTTATCGCTACCATCGTCGTCGGTCTGGGGTTGGCATTCGTCTTTGGCGCCATAGCCAATCGTTTCCGCATCCCGCCATTGGTCGGCTATCTGCTGGCCGGTATCCTTGTCGGCCCGAACACGCCCGGTTTCGTCGCCGACCAGGGGCTGGCGCTGGAACTGGCCGAGATCGGCATTATTCTGCTGATGTTTGGCGTCGGCCTGCATTTTTCGCTGAAGGACCTTTTGTCCGTACGCGCCATCGCCGTGCCCGGCGCCGTGGTGCAGATCGGCTTCGCCACCCTGCTCGGCTGGGGTCTGGCCTGGATACTCGGCTGGTCGCTCGGCGCCGGCCTTGTCTTCGGCCTGGCGCTTTCGGTGGCCAGCACCGTGGTGCTGTTGCGCGCGCTTCAGGAACGGCGGCTGGTCGAGACCGAGCGCGGCCGCATCGCCGTCGGCTGGCTGATCGTCGAGGACCTCGCCATGGTGCTGGCGCTGGTGCTCCTGCCGGCGCTGGCCGGTGTGCTCGGCGGCGTCGAGCAGGCGCCCGCACCCGGCGGCTTCTACGGGCTGGCAGCCGATTACGGTGTCTGGGGCGTTGTCGGCGTCACGCTGGCCAAGGTCGTCGCCTTTGTCGTTCTGATGCTGGTGGTCGGGCGCCGGGTCATCCCTTGGATCCTGCACTATGTCGCCCACACCGGCTCGCGCGAATTGTTCCGCCTCGCCGTGCTGGCGGTGGCGCTCGGCGTCGCCTTCGGCGCGGCCAAGCTGTTCGGCGTGTCGCTGGCGCTCGGCGCCTTCTTCGCCGGCATGGTGATGAGCGAGTCCGAGCTCAGCCACCGCGCGGCGGAGGAATCGCTGCCGCTGCGCGATGCCTTCTCGGTGCTGTTCTTCGTCTCGGTCGGCATGATGTTCGATCCGTTCAGCATCATGCAGCACATCGGACCGGTGCTGGCGACGCTGTTCATCATCGTCATCGGCAAATCGCTGGCCGCCTTCGCCATCGTCATCCTGTTCGGCTACCCGATCGCCACCGCGCTGATCATTTCCGCCAGTCTCGCGCAGATCGGCGAATTCTCCTTCATCCTGGCCGAGCTCGGCGTCGGCCTGAAGCTCTTGCCGGAGGAAGGCCGGGATCTCATCCTGGTCGGCGCGATCCTGTCCATCATCCTCAATCCTGTGATGTTCTTCCTCGTCGACCGGCTGCGGCCCTGGCTTGAGCAGCGGCGCGGCGCGGAAGGCGCGGCGGCGGCTTCGACACCGATCGGCCCGGCGACAACGCCGGGACAGGTCGCCACCACCGGCGAAAAGCCGGAGGAGGATGGCCCTCCCCCGCCGACCACCCTAACCGGCCACACCATCCTGATCGGTTATGGCCGGGTCGGCAGCCTGGTCGGCGTCGCCCTGAGAGAGGCCAACGAGCCGTTCCTGGTCATCGAGGATGCCGACAAGACCGTGACGCGGCTGAAGGCGGACGGCGTCGAGACCGTGGTCGGCAATGCCGCCAAGGAAGATGTTTTCGCCGCCGCCAATGCGGCACGCGCCAAGCGGCTGATCCTCGCCATTCCCAACGCCTTCGAAGCCGGCCGCATCGCGCTTCTGGCCCGTGCCGCCAATGCCGACATCGACATCGTCGCCCGTGCCCATTCCGACGCCGAGGTGGAACATCTGCAGGGCCTCGGCGCCACCACCGTCATCATGGGCGAGCGCGAGATCGCACGCGGCATCGTCGAGGCGGTGCTGAAACCGGAGCCGAGCCGGCCGGCGGGCGAGCCGATAATCGCCAGCTAG
- a CDS encoding nitrite/sulfite reductase, which translates to MYRYDEFDHQFVQARVAQFTDQVERRLAGEITEDQFRPLRLMNGVYLQLHAYMLRIAVPYGTLSSKQMRMLAHIARKYDKGYGHFTTRQNIQFNWPALSDIPAILADLASVEMHAIQTSGNCIRNVTADHFAGAAADEAADPRPYAEILRQWSSVHPEFSYLPRKFKIAVTGAERDRAAIQTHDIGLHLKKNAAGELGFAVYVGGGQGRTPMVAKKINDFLPEEHLLSYCTAILRVYNLHGRRDNKYKARIKILVHETGVEEFTRQVEAEWAELKDGELTLPEADIKAIDAYFAPPVLPARPEGDQAVKLARLDSRSFGEWLDQNVVTHRNPDYAAVTISLKGIGEVPGDASDSQMDAVADLAETYAFDEVRVSHEQNLILPHVARADLKAIYDQLVEIGLATANSDLISDIIACPGLDYCALANARSIIVAQNISKRFASLERQRDIGELKLKISGCINACGHHHVGHIGILGVEKKGAELYQVTLGGSADEHTTVGEIIGRGFGPDEITDAIETVVETYLSIRLDAKEKFLDAYRRVGPAPFKEALYAGEAKAA; encoded by the coding sequence ATGTACCGTTACGACGAGTTCGACCATCAGTTCGTGCAGGCCCGCGTCGCGCAGTTCACCGACCAGGTCGAGCGCCGCCTTGCAGGCGAGATCACCGAGGATCAGTTCCGGCCGCTGCGCCTGATGAACGGCGTCTATCTGCAGCTGCATGCCTATATGCTGCGCATCGCCGTGCCCTATGGCACGCTGTCGTCGAAGCAGATGAGGATGCTGGCCCACATCGCGCGCAAATACGACAAGGGCTACGGCCATTTCACCACGCGCCAGAACATCCAGTTCAACTGGCCGGCGCTGTCCGATATCCCGGCGATCCTGGCCGACCTCGCCTCGGTCGAGATGCACGCGATCCAGACCAGCGGCAACTGCATCCGCAACGTCACCGCCGACCATTTCGCCGGCGCCGCCGCCGACGAGGCCGCCGATCCGCGCCCCTATGCCGAGATCCTTCGGCAATGGTCGTCCGTGCATCCGGAATTCTCCTACCTGCCGCGCAAGTTCAAGATCGCGGTGACGGGTGCCGAGCGCGACCGCGCCGCCATCCAGACGCACGATATCGGCCTGCATCTGAAGAAGAACGCGGCCGGCGAGCTCGGTTTTGCCGTCTATGTCGGCGGCGGCCAGGGCCGCACGCCGATGGTGGCCAAGAAGATCAACGACTTCCTCCCCGAGGAGCATCTTCTGTCCTACTGCACGGCGATCCTGCGCGTGTACAATCTGCACGGACGCCGCGACAACAAATACAAGGCGCGCATCAAGATCCTGGTGCACGAGACCGGCGTCGAGGAATTCACGCGTCAGGTCGAGGCCGAATGGGCCGAGCTGAAGGATGGCGAGCTGACGCTGCCGGAAGCCGACATCAAGGCGATCGACGCCTATTTCGCGCCGCCGGTGCTGCCGGCGCGGCCGGAAGGCGACCAGGCGGTCAAGCTGGCAAGGCTGGATTCGCGCAGCTTCGGCGAATGGCTCGACCAGAACGTCGTCACCCACCGCAATCCCGACTATGCGGCGGTGACGATCTCGCTCAAAGGCATCGGCGAAGTACCGGGCGATGCCTCCGACAGCCAGATGGACGCGGTGGCCGACCTTGCCGAGACCTATGCGTTCGACGAGGTGCGCGTCAGCCACGAGCAGAACCTGATCCTGCCGCATGTGGCGCGGGCCGACCTGAAGGCGATCTATGACCAGCTGGTCGAGATCGGTCTGGCGACCGCCAATTCCGACCTGATCTCCGACATCATCGCCTGCCCGGGTCTCGATTATTGCGCGCTGGCCAATGCCCGCTCGATCATCGTGGCGCAGAACATCTCCAAGCGTTTCGCGTCGCTGGAGCGGCAGCGCGACATCGGCGAATTGAAGCTGAAGATTTCTGGTTGCATCAATGCCTGCGGCCACCACCATGTCGGCCATATCGGCATTCTCGGCGTCGAGAAGAAGGGCGCGGAGCTTTACCAGGTGACGCTCGGCGGCTCGGCCGACGAACACACGACGGTTGGCGAAATCATCGGCCGCGGTTTTGGTCCGGACGAGATTACCGACGCCATCGAGACGGTGGTGGAGACCTATCTCTCGATCCGCCTCGACGCCAAGGAAAAATTTCTCGATGCCTATCGCCGCGTCGGGCCGGCGCCGTTCAAGGAGGCGCTTTATGCTGGCGAAGCCAAGGCCGCTTGA